TTCGTAGAGCTTGCTGTTCTGTATTAGGTCATGAAGCTTCCTTCCATAATCTATGCTTAGTATGTTGTCAGCTGTTCCCCAAATAATTATTGTTGGTACGGACAGATTTTTTAGGTCTTCTTCTTTTATTTTCCACTCATGTTTCGCGTTATTCCTAATTATGTTTCTTATCACTTCTTCATCGTTTCCATCTTCGACGCCCATAACCTTCTGAACAAAACTCTCTATCATTTCCTCTCCGCTTTCTCCAACCGTCTTATTTATACCAGCGCTGTCTATAAGTATCAATTTGTCTGGCTTTGCTATGTGTATTGAAAGATATAGAGATACCCAGCCACCGTACGAGTTTCCGGCTATTGAAAATCTGCTTATCCCAAGGGAATTAATAGCCTCATGTATGGCTTTAGCTTGCACTTCGACAGTATATTCGATCTTCGGCTTATCACTCTGGCCGTGACCCAATAGATCGAAAAAGATTAACCTGAACCTTGGCGCCAGAAATCGATCTAAACGAAGCCAGTTATTACTTGACCCGCCAAGCCCATGAAGGAAAATCAAAGGGTATTCACCGGGTCTCTCGAGATAGGATAGATTTCCAAAAGTTGTCTTAATAAATTTTCTCTCCATATAAAAACTTTATCATACGAAACATATAAATTTTCCACCTCATGTACTATTATCGTAAAATCTGGTTATGATTTCGTAGTATAATTTTTTCAAGCCAAAGTTAAGGAGAAAAATCCTTTTTATATGACCAAATAAGACGGCGTGGCGCAAACAAAAAAATATATATACCTCTTTGAAGAGGGTGGAAAGGAGTTAGTCGATCTGTTAGGTGGGAAGGGTGCAGGCCTTGCTGAGATGACCAAAATAGGCCTTAATGTCCCGCCCGGTTTTACAATAACAACTGAGGCCTGCATTGATTTCCTAAGAGATGGTAATTTCCCAAAAGGAATGATGGAACAGACTATGGACGCACTACATATGATAGAGGAGAAAGTAAGCAGAAAGTTTGGCAACCCGGAGAATCCCCTGCTCGTTTCTGTAAGATCGGGGGCTCCTGTAAGTATGCCGGGCATGATGGATACAGTCCTAAATGTAGGGCTAAACGACGAAACTGTCAAGGGCCTCGCTTTCATGACGGACAACGAAAGGTTTGCACTTGATGCCTATAGAAGGCTCATACAGATGTTTGGAGAGATCGTTTACGGACTACCTCATGAGGAATTCAGGGGGCTTATTGAGAAGGTAAAAAGGGAGAAGGGGTATGATGAGGACAAATTTACAACCTCTGATATTACTGAGATAATAAAGGGAGAAAATGAGATATATCGCAAGCACAAAAAGAGCTTCCCGCAGGATCCACAAGAACAGCTTGTTGAATCTATAAAAGCTGTATTTAATTCATGGAACAGCAGAAGGGCCAAGACCTACAGAGAGATAAACCATATCCCTGAAAATATGGGCACAGCTGTAAGCATAGTCACCATGGTATTTGGAAATATGGGAAGCGATTCAGCCACTGGGGTCGCATTCACAAGGGATCCGAATACTGGTGAGAAAAGGATTTTTGCTGAATACCTAACCAATGCCCAGGGAGAGGACGTAGTAGCGGGCATTAGGACCCCTAAGTACATAGATGACATGAAGATGGAGATGCCCCAGGCCTATTCTGATCTCATTAGAATGTGCGATATTCTGGAACACCACTATCGGGACATGCAGGATATCGAATTTACCATAGAACGCGGAAAACTGTACATGCTTCAAACTAGAACCGGCAAAAGGAGCGCGAAGGCAGCTATAAGGATAGCTGTTGAGATGTATGAAGAAGGAATAATCAGCGAAGAAGAAGCCATAATGAGGGTTACTCCCGAGATATTCGACAGGATCCTTCATCCACAGGTCAAGACAAACGGCAAAGAAACCCCGCTTGGCAAGGGCCTTGCAGCTTCCCCTGGAGCTGCAATAGGTTCCATAGTTTTTTCATCTGAAAGGGCTATAGAGCTAGGGAAATCCAAAAAGATGATCCTAGTTAGGCCGGAGACGACAGCAGACGATGTCCGTGGAATGGCAGTCTGTGAAGGGTTCCTAACTCAGAAAGGCGGCATGACGTCACATGCAGCAGTGGTAGCTAGGGCAATGGGCAAGCCTGCAGTTGTTGGCGTAGAAACCATGCACGTAGATACCACAAACAACACGCTGACCATAAACGGCAAGACCCTGCATGAGGGAGACGTAGTAACAATAGATGGAACATCTGGTTTATTTTACTTAGGAGAATTGCCTGTTGAAAAGCCAGAGATCGATAAGTTTTCAAAAAAACTTCTTGAATTGGCCGACAAAAACAGGAAGCTGGGTGTAAGGGCCAATGCAAACACACCGGAGGAAGCACACTTGGCCAGAGAAAATGGTGCAGAAGGAATTGGATTGGCCAGAACAGAAAGGATGTTCCTTGGAAACGAGCGCATACCTATAATGAGATCCATGATAATGAGCGAAAGCAAGGAGGAGAGGCAAAAGTATCTGGAACAACTACTTCCAATGCAGATTTCCGACTTCGTGGAATTCTTCAAAACTATGGAGGGCTACCCGGTGATCATAAGGCTGCTCGATCCGCCTCTGCATGAATTCCTTCCTGATAAAGAAACTATATTGAACAAAATATACGAAATAAAATCTGGAAAGAACGGATCAGATGAATTGCAATACTATGAAAAGCTTCTAAAAACGGTCCGTGATCTTGAAGAATTTAACCCTATGCTTGGCTTCAGGGGCTGCAGGGTAGGCTTAGTGTATCCAGAAATATACGATATGCAGGTCAGAGCCATAATGGAAGCTGCTGTAAGGGTTCAAAAAGAAGGAAGAAGGATAATGCCGGAAATAATGATACCACTTGTTGGACACCACAACGAATTAAAGATTTTGATGGAACGGTTAGAAAAAACAGCAAAATCAGTAAAGGACTCCGATCAAGTTGACTATAAGTTTGGCACGATGATAGAAATACCGAGAGCATGTGTGACTGCTGATAAAATAGCAAAATATGCAGACTTCTTCTCATTTGGTACAAACGACCTAACTCAAATGACGTTCGGATACAGCAGGGACGATGCGGAAGGAAAATTCATGTTCTTTTATTTAGAAAACGGCATACTAGAAAAAGATCCGTTTTCTTCCGTTGACGAAGATGGTGTAGGTGAGCTTATGAGAATGGCAGTGGAAAAGGGAAGGAAATCAAACGAAAAGTTAGAAGTAGGTATATGCGGTGAGCAGGGCGGAGATCCAGACACCATATATTTCTGCCATAAAATCGGACTGGATTACGTATCAGCATCACCATATAGAATACCAATAGCTAGGCTAGCCGCTGCAAGGGCAAATATATCGGAGATGAAGCCAGAGCTTGCCTCCACATATAGATATTGAGGATTTCCTCCTCACCTATTTTTATTTTATCACAAGTTTGTATAAACCATCGCTGTTATCGAGTTCTCTGGACATGCTGAAGCCAGTTATTTTCATGATCTGTATTTCTACAAGAGGATCTACCTTCGCTGAAAAAAGGTGACCTCCTACGATTCCGTGGTTCCCTCTTGCTCCGGCTGCGTGTATATGAAATCTTGGATCATTCTCTGCAATTGATCCATGCAGGGATACAAGTTCGAGCCTCTCTCTGAAAGTTTCCTTTTCATAATCATTTCCGTTCCAATAACCAATCTGGAACTCTTTTAGCATTCCTATAGCCCATAGTACGGTGCCTGATTTAACTTCATATTTGTTGCAAAGATCGACAAGGTCCGTAAAAAAATCTGTTTCCTTATCAAACCTCGCTGTAATGATGCTTCCTTCAATCTTGGAATACATATTTATGTAATGATCTCTTTAAAAATAAAGTTAATGAATTCACAAACAAGGAAACTTAGTCTGTATCCACTTCAAGAAATCCGTTGTTTTCAAGAACTTTGAAGGTCTTCAAAGGTTCTCCGATGCTATCGTACTCGCATGGGGCTTCTGGCTTTATCTGCGGCTCTGATACTTTATTTCCGTTAGTAACGTCATATCTAGCCCCATGTGCTGGGCATACAGCCTCTTTCCCTTCTACCTTATTGAGGATTGCACAACCCATATGTCCACAAACTGCTTCCATAGCGAAATAATCTCCATTATACTTAGTAAGAAGCACAGGTTTATGGGCTATCCAGGTAACTACTGAATTCGTCTTTTCAAAAATCTTTGTAGAGATAGATACTTTACGAAATACCATAAAACTCGATTGATTTATTTTATAAATAATTTTGTACTTAATGAGTTTCCAGAAAAAACTTATGATGTACATTACTATATTTTTGTATGGCTTTCCTTGCCTATTTCGGACACCTTAACATAGACGTGCGTATACTAGTCGAAAACCTGCCAAAGGAAGGATCTGTTAATGCGAAAAATGTGGAAGAAAAATATGGTGGCACTGCTGGAAACTTTGCAATTGTATCAAAGAAGCTTGGGCTCGACTTTGATATATACTCAGCGGTTGGGTCAAAGACTCATTCCGGCTATTTGTCGTTCCTTAAGGACTCTGGCATCGGGATAGACCATATTAAAGTAACTGATGAATACGGCCCGATATGCTATATTGCCAGTGATACCAAGAAGCAGGTAGCTTATATGTATCAGGGTCCGATGTTGAACTGGTCTCCACGTTTGGAAAGCCATTACGAATACATTCACCTCAGTACTGGCCCAAAATATACAGGTTTAATAGAAAATAAAGAATCGAAGTTGGTATTTGATCCCTCGCAAGAGATATGGAAGTTTTCCGGTGAAGAGCTTAAGAGATTTTACGAAGCTTCGTATATTTCATTCTTCAACGGAAATGAAATGAAGGTGTTTCGAGAAGCGACTGGCTTAAAAAGCTTCGATAGGATCGTCATAGAAACGGTTGGTCCTCGCGGATCTATACTATACAAGGATTCTACAAAGAAGGTCTTCCCTGCACTTCCATCCAGCGGCGATACTATAGGCGCCGGAGATGCGTTCAGGGCCGGATTCTACTACGCTCTATTCAGGAAAAAAAGCATAGAAACTGCAATGGTGTACGGTACAATAGCGGCTCACCATATGATTGAGGATGGTATAGACGGTTTTTCTTTAGACGCCAATAGTATTGAACAAGAATCGCAGGTATATAAGAAGACATTCGGAATTCAGAGCACATCACTCTAAATTTCAAATCTTAAATTTTGAATAAGCATGAGAAATACCCTTACGTTCTATCACCAACAAACAGATACTTACTATTGGTAAACGACGAATTAAATAAAGAAGAATTAAGATCAAAAATAATTTTTAGTTCCTTACCTTTTACCAACAATGATATACGAGTTTGAAGGCAGGGTGCCGGATATTGATCCGAGTGCATACGTGAGTGAGAGTGCGACAGTAATTGGAAAGGTGAAAATCGGGAAAGAAGTATGGATTGGCCCTGGTGCAGTACTAAGGGGAGACTATGGTGAAATTGAAGTCGGGGACTATTCAGCTATAGAGGATAACTGCGTTATTCATGCAAGACCAGGAGAAAAGACGTTTATAGGCCAGCACGTAACAATAGGGCACCTTTCTGTCATACATACAGGAAGAATAAGGGATTGGGCCGTTATAGGCATGGGATCAACAGTCTCTGATTTCGCAGTTGTAGGAGTATGGGCTGCAATAGGTGAAGGGGCAGTTGTTAAAAACAGGCAGGAGATACCAGACGAGAGTATTGCCGTCGGTGTACCCGCTAAAGTAATAGGAAAAATAGATGAGGACTACAAGAAGTTATGGACAGACTACAAGCATAATTACAATACATTCAGCAGCAGGTATAAGACAAATTTAAAAAAGATGAAATAAACAAGTTTTATCATTAATGTAACATTTATCTACTATGGAACTTCCGATAGAAGATGTTAGGGTAAGAAAAGTACTGGATTCAAGGGGAAACTTCACTGTAGAAGCAGATGTATACATTCCAGGCGGTTTTGGCAGAACCTCTGCCCCAGCTGGAGCCAGCACAGGTGAAACTGAGGTTATAGCCTTTTCGAAGAAGGGAATTGACGAATCAATAAAATTTTTTGAGACAAACGTGAGGAGGTCAATAATAGGGTTCAATGCCCTCGATCAAAAGGGCTTCGACGCTTTAATTACCGATCTTGATGGAAGCGGTAATTTTTCTAACCTAGGAGGAAACTTGTCAACTGCCCTATCTATGTCTGTAGCAAAGGCCGTTTCGGCGCACCTTGGCATTCCACTTTATAGATACGTCGGTGGAATAAACCACTCGATGCCTAGGCCGATTGGAAACGTTATTGGGGGCGGGAAGCATGCAAGAAATGGGACATCTATCCAGGAGTTTCTTGTTTCGGCCCAAGGAAAAACGTTCATGGAATCCGCTTATGTGAATGTACTCGTACATAGAAAAATAGGAGATATTCTATCCGAGAAAATGAAAGACATTAGCATTGGTGTTGGTGATGAGAGAGCTTGGAGCGTCAACATATCTGACGAAGAAGCTTTCGAAGTGCTGAACCAAGCAGTAAATGAAGTCTCCTCTGAAACAAAGGTAAAAATATATACGGGGTTGGATTTTGCCGCTGACTCTCTTTATGAGAATGGCAAGTACGTCTACAAGCATACCGTTAGAAGCAGGGATGAACAGATAGATTACGCAATATCCATAAATAAGGACTTTGGCGTATACTATATAGAAGATCCAATGTTCGATACCGATTTCGAGGGTTTTGCTGAAATAACAAAGAAAATAGGGGACAAGGCAATGATAGTAGGCGATGATCTATACACTACAAACCCAGACAGAATAAGGAAAGGTATCGAACTCGGTTCTACGAATGCAGTCCTAATAAAGGTAAACCAGATAGGCACTCTAACGAAGGCACAGGAAGCGGCAAGCTTGGCTTCTTCGGCTGGCCTTAAGAACGTAGTTTCACACAGATCTGGAGAAACTACAGACGACTTTCTCGCCCACCTGTCTGTCGCTTTCTCTTCTACGTTTGTAAAAACAGGCACGATCGGAGGTGAAAGGATCGCAAAACTAAACGAACTGATGAGGATAGAAGAATGCTTAACATCATAGGCATAGGGCTAAGGGGTACAGGAAGCCTAACCCTTGATGAATTTGATGCGCTTAGGACAAGTGATATAGTCTACCTGGATATTTATACATCCATAGGTCCAAAAGATATACTCGAAAAACTTAGGAATATAGCGGATAGAGAAATCATTCCAGCCGATCGTAACATGATAGAGTCAGAATCCATACTAAAGGATGCAGAAAAGCTGAACGTGAGCCTTCTGGTTATCGGCGACGGTTTGACAGCAACGACACACAACCAGTTGAGGTATTCTGCTATGGAGAAGGGGATAAAGGTTAAAATATTTGAAAATGCCTCGGCTGTTAATACAGCCGCTGGAAAGATAGGGCTCCTTCACTATAAGGTTGGGCCGCCTGTTTCCCTGCCCTTTGTATCCTCTAACTTCTTTCCATTAAGCGTAATAGACAAGGTGAAGAGAAACTACGATTCGGGGTTGCACACGCCCATATTAATAGACCTTAAGGACGGCCAAAACATGCCATTCGCTAGCGCATGGAACATTATTATGGAGATGCAGAAACGAAAGGGGGTATGCAATAATAGACGAAAATGTATGCGTTGTCTCGAGGCTTTCATTTCCGGATGAATACATAGTATACGGCAGACTTTCATACGTGGATCCAGAGAAAATCCTGTCTCCATACCTGATATTTATAACATCAAACCTAGACCCGAACGAAGAGCGCTTCATAAAAAAGTTTGCTATACACGTCTAGGCACGTGTGCCTTCGTCTAGTACTATGCCTTTTGACTTAAGTATTTTTAAAACAATTTCCAGCGGAAGCGCAGTCCTTCTGGAAACTTCCTCTACATCAAAGGTATTGAGGTATTCCAAAACTATTTCCCTTGTAATCGGATCCTCGTCTTCAAGCTGATACTTAATAGCGGCCATCAATTCATCTTTTTTCTTAACGAGTTCGGTTCTCTTCTTTGTAAGCTCTTCGATATGGTGCTGAATCGATTCTAGCTTTGAAATAGCCTCATCAAATGAAACCGATACGCGTTCTGAATCATTCTCCAACGGTATCCTCTGTATCATAAGGAAGTTCCTTCCATAGTCAACTATAAGTGTTGAGAATCCCGTAGGTTCATAAAGCTTCCGTTTTGCCCCTACAGAGCTTGGTACGAAACCTATGCTCGTTACTAGGTTTGCCCTTTCAAGCATTTCCAGCTGTTTCAAGATAGCTTGCTGAGAAAGACCAATACTTCTGCTCAACTCGAGAGCATAAGATCTCTCGAATTGAGTGAGCATCCTTATTATTTCACGCCTCGTAGAATTTTCTATGGCAGCAATAAAATTATCTATATCATCTATCATTTTTACTGTATAGAGACCTTTCTGCCACCACTTTCTTTGCTTGTAGCCTTCTCTACCGTTACATCGAGCAAGCCGTTGTTGAACTTGGCAACAGCAGTTTCTGGTTTTAACTTGTAGTCGAAGTCAATGCTCTTGTAGTATTTCCTCTGGTCTTCGTCCACGTTAAGCGTAATGTTGTATTCAGATATCTTTAGATCGATGCTCTCCTTGCTTACGCCGGGAAGCTCGAATGTTAAGTATACTTTTTTATCATCGTCGTTTATGTCTGTTATAGGTTCCCTAACACCTCTCTCTATAGGCCTCACCCCCCTGGTAATCCCAGGCACGTTGCCGAATTCCTGGAATATCGGCTTTCCATCTGACCCAATCCTGTAAGTAAATCCATAGACATAAGGCTCTGATGATGTTATGTTTGGATCATTGAGTATCCTGTTCCAGATCCTCATGAACCTGTTGTTCAGAGACTTTATATCGATTCCGAAGTCTTTGAAGAATTCGTCGAACATGTCGTCCCAATCATCAAATTCATCCTTCTTTGCCATATCAACCACCACTTGTCAACCTCAAGTTGACAACCATGTATAAAATCATAGTATTTAATGCTTTTGGATCTTTGATGGCCACCAGTTCAGATGCTTCATTAACAGCATTACTGCTGGGACAAAGAATGGCCAGCTTAGGAATGTATCTATAAGGACACCTATCGCAAGCCCACCGCCAATCTCTTCTATCAGCTGCAAGTCGCTAAAGTACAGTGATCCGAACGTAACGAATAGCAGAGAGCCTAGAGTAACGATTATCCCGCCGTTCTCCTTTATGCTTGTCGTTATAGCCTCCTCGTCACTCATTCCCTTAATCACGCCCTCCCTAGCCCTGGTGATCATAAATATATCGTAGTCTAAGCCCACGGCTAAAAGCGTCACAAATGTAAACATAGGCATGAATACTATTATAGGCAACCCATAAATGTAGTACACTATTGCATATATTATCACAAGACCGACTATCACTGAAGCAAGAACCATAAGTATTAGCCTTATTGGCGTGAAAACCGAGCTAAGCTGTATCAGCAGTATAACGAATATCGATCCTGTGATTATAGGGATCATCTCCTCGAAAGTATGCAATGTATGTGAATATGCAGCATCTAGGCCGGCTGTGAGACCACCGACATAGAAAACCAAAGAATTTCCAAATTTATCTGAGATCATTGACGGCAACTTATTGATGAATGACGTGGCAGGATCTGACCAACTAATGTCATGCAATTCAAACTCGACCATTACGTACTCCGGGTTCTTTCCTATGTATGTAGAAATTTGCTTCTTATACTCAGATGCATAGCTGCTTGGTAAATTCGTAACGTTAACAAAGTAGCCATACGGGTAGGATGGCCCATAAACGTTCGCTATTTCACTTTGGTTTTTTAGGAAAGATTCTAAATTCGTTACTTGTAACATTTCTGTTGTGTTATAGGTGCCGTTAGACAAAATTGGGCTTGAAAATTTAAGTATAACAAAGCTAGTAAAGAAGAGGTCTCCGTGAAAACTCTGGTTTACTACGACTGCAGACTGAATGCCGCTGCTCGGAGGTATGAGGTTGAATACGTCCATGTTTGTGGGCGTAATCGCATAAACAAAGAGGGAGGCCATTGCGACAACTACAAATATCACAACTATCTTTTTCTTGTTGTTTATTACAATTTTCGAGATCTTATCCATGGTGTTCTCCATGGGTATCTTCTTAGATCTGAACGGCCAGAATATTTTGCCCTTCATCTTTGAAAGTAAAGCTATGAGGAATGTGTTGCCGAGCATAACTGAAACTATTACTCCAACAGCGTTTGTAATGCCGGCATCACTGAATATTGGAACATTAAAGAGGTATAGGACGATATATGACAACGCTACGGTTATGCCGGAGGTAAAAACAGCATGACCAGCCCACATAGAGCTTTCTGCTATTGCATCTAGATTATTTCTTATGAGCTCCCTTCTGAATCTTGACATGATGTATACAACGTAATCGCTTGTTAGTCCGAGCAGCAGTATAAGGAGCAAAGTCGGTGTAACGAATGATACCGAAGAATGCAAGATGTGCTCGTAAAGCAGGGAGTTTATGCCAAATGAAATAATAGATGACATAAGGAAAAGAGAAAATGGAATAAAAGCCGCTACGGGAGATCTAAAGAACAGCCCAACGATAACTATCGAAAGCACTATGCCTATTATGAGTGCACGGATTAGACCGTCCATCACTTCCTGTTCGATCTGTTGATCGAGAACAGTTGTCCCTGCGGTGTAATAAGACCCATTTATAGGATCAACCGATACATAGCTGCTGGCTATTTTGTTAACATGGTTGAGAGTGGATATGCTGTAGTTTTTATTAAGGCCAAAGGCAAAAATTTCAGTTGTGTTTCCATAACCAACAAAAGATCTAAACACATAGTTAGATGGGATTATAGGATACTGCGAAAATGTTTCATAATAAAGCGTAGAGTTTACAGTGTTGTTTACCTGGGCGAAGTTACCCTTGCCTCCGTCAAGCAAAGCGGATAGATATGGTTCGAGATATTTCGTGTTGAGAGAAACGAGCGGGTTTCCCTGGAATAGGTATACGGTTCCGTTATATACCTCCAAGGAAGTTAAATCCGGTACGCCTGCACTATTGCCTGAAAGAGAAAGGTTCACTATTGATCTTGAGAAGTTAGTAACTGTTGTGTGCAGATTCTTAGAAATTAAGTCTGTATAATTAGATAACTGTTCCGATATAGTTGATACACTATAGTTGTAAGAATAATTTAAGAAGTCCTTTTTCACGTTAAAAGTGCGAAGAGTCAAGTTATGATCGACAGATATAAGTATAGGGCCAAAAGGACCAGCTTTTCCAGCAATACCTGTAACGGTTTCGTTGACCGCATAATTAACAAGATCGAGCACCTCATGAATATTGCTGGAATTAAGTGTATTATTTAATAGCAAAGAAAAACCGTTCACGTAAGGCATGTAGAGTTCCTCATATGGTGTTTCATTAAACAAGGTTCGATTATCAACCGTATAATTATAAGCTAAATGTTCGGATACATTTAGATCACCTGATTTTTTGTAAGCAGTTAAAAGCGTTGAATAGTATATTGTGGCCGGAAGGAACAAGAAATTGGCTGTAAGGTCAAGGGTTTTATTTATCGTGAGCACAGAATTGTAAAGTTTTTCGTTAAGATCGTATATGC
This genomic stretch from Thermoplasma volcanium GSS1 harbors:
- a CDS encoding phosphopyruvate hydratase, with protein sequence MELPIEDVRVRKVLDSRGNFTVEADVYIPGGFGRTSAPAGASTGETEVIAFSKKGIDESIKFFETNVRRSIIGFNALDQKGFDALITDLDGSGNFSNLGGNLSTALSMSVAKAVSAHLGIPLYRYVGGINHSMPRPIGNVIGGGKHARNGTSIQEFLVSAQGKTFMESAYVNVLVHRKIGDILSEKMKDISIGVGDERAWSVNISDEEAFEVLNQAVNEVSSETKVKIYTGLDFAADSLYENGKYVYKHTVRSRDEQIDYAISINKDFGVYYIEDPMFDTDFEGFAEITKKIGDKAMIVGDDLYTTNPDRIRKGIELGSTNAVLIKVNQIGTLTKAQEAASLASSAGLKNVVSHRSGETTDDFLAHLSVAFSSTFVKTGTIGGERIAKLNELMRIEECLTS
- a CDS encoding Rieske (2Fe-2S) protein, coding for MVFRKVSISTKIFEKTNSVVTWIAHKPVLLTKYNGDYFAMEAVCGHMGCAILNKVEGKEAVCPAHGARYDVTNGNKVSEPQIKPEAPCEYDSIGEPLKTFKVLENNGFLEVDTD
- a CDS encoding alpha/beta fold hydrolase, whose protein sequence is MERKFIKTTFGNLSYLERPGEYPLIFLHGLGGSSNNWLRLDRFLAPRFRLIFFDLLGHGQSDKPKIEYTVEVQAKAIHEAINSLGISRFSIAGNSYGGWVSLYLSIHIAKPDKLILIDSAGINKTVGESGEEMIESFVQKVMGVEDGNDEEVIRNIIRNNAKHEWKIKEEDLKNLSVPTIIIWGTADNILSIDYGRKLHDLIQNSKLYEIPAAKHTPQRTHPQILAKILNENIV
- a CDS encoding PPC domain-containing DNA-binding protein, giving the protein MYSKIEGSIITARFDKETDFFTDLVDLCNKYEVKSGTVLWAIGMLKEFQIGYWNGNDYEKETFRERLELVSLHGSIAENDPRFHIHAAGARGNHGIVGGHLFSAKVDPLVEIQIMKITGFSMSRELDNSDGLYKLVIK
- a CDS encoding gamma carbonic anhydrase family protein; translation: MIYEFEGRVPDIDPSAYVSESATVIGKVKIGKEVWIGPGAVLRGDYGEIEVGDYSAIEDNCVIHARPGEKTFIGQHVTIGHLSVIHTGRIRDWAVIGMGSTVSDFAVVGVWAAIGEGAVVKNRQEIPDESIAVGVPAKVIGKIDEDYKKLWTDYKHNYNTFSSRYKTNLKKMK
- the ppdK gene encoding pyruvate, phosphate dikinase; this translates as MAQTKKYIYLFEEGGKELVDLLGGKGAGLAEMTKIGLNVPPGFTITTEACIDFLRDGNFPKGMMEQTMDALHMIEEKVSRKFGNPENPLLVSVRSGAPVSMPGMMDTVLNVGLNDETVKGLAFMTDNERFALDAYRRLIQMFGEIVYGLPHEEFRGLIEKVKREKGYDEDKFTTSDITEIIKGENEIYRKHKKSFPQDPQEQLVESIKAVFNSWNSRRAKTYREINHIPENMGTAVSIVTMVFGNMGSDSATGVAFTRDPNTGEKRIFAEYLTNAQGEDVVAGIRTPKYIDDMKMEMPQAYSDLIRMCDILEHHYRDMQDIEFTIERGKLYMLQTRTGKRSAKAAIRIAVEMYEEGIISEEEAIMRVTPEIFDRILHPQVKTNGKETPLGKGLAASPGAAIGSIVFSSERAIELGKSKKMILVRPETTADDVRGMAVCEGFLTQKGGMTSHAAVVARAMGKPAVVGVETMHVDTTNNTLTINGKTLHEGDVVTIDGTSGLFYLGELPVEKPEIDKFSKKLLELADKNRKLGVRANANTPEEAHLARENGAEGIGLARTERMFLGNERIPIMRSMIMSESKEERQKYLEQLLPMQISDFVEFFKTMEGYPVIIRLLDPPLHEFLPDKETILNKIYEIKSGKNGSDELQYYEKLLKTVRDLEEFNPMLGFRGCRVGLVYPEIYDMQVRAIMEAAVRVQKEGRRIMPEIMIPLVGHHNELKILMERLEKTAKSVKDSDQVDYKFGTMIEIPRACVTADKIAKYADFFSFGTNDLTQMTFGYSRDDAEGKFMFFYLENGILEKDPFSSVDEDGVGELMRMAVEKGRKSNEKLEVGICGEQGGDPDTIYFCHKIGLDYVSASPYRIPIARLAAARANISEMKPELASTYRY
- a CDS encoding ArsR/SmtB family transcription factor produces the protein MIDDIDNFIAAIENSTRREIIRMLTQFERSYALELSRSIGLSQQAILKQLEMLERANLVTSIGFVPSSVGAKRKLYEPTGFSTLIVDYGRNFLMIQRIPLENDSERVSVSFDEAISKLESIQHHIEELTKKRTELVKKKDELMAAIKYQLEDEDPITREIVLEYLNTFDVEEVSRRTALPLEIVLKILKSKGIVLDEGTRA
- a CDS encoding carbohydrate kinase family protein; its protein translation is MAFLAYFGHLNIDVRILVENLPKEGSVNAKNVEEKYGGTAGNFAIVSKKLGLDFDIYSAVGSKTHSGYLSFLKDSGIGIDHIKVTDEYGPICYIASDTKKQVAYMYQGPMLNWSPRLESHYEYIHLSTGPKYTGLIENKESKLVFDPSQEIWKFSGEELKRFYEASYISFFNGNEMKVFREATGLKSFDRIVIETVGPRGSILYKDSTKKVFPALPSSGDTIGAGDAFRAGFYYALFRKKSIETAMVYGTIAAHHMIEDGIDGFSLDANSIEQESQVYKKTFGIQSTSL
- the dph5 gene encoding diphthine synthase; translation: MLNIIGIGLRGTGSLTLDEFDALRTSDIVYLDIYTSIGPKDILEKLRNIADREIIPADRNMIESESILKDAEKLNVSLLVIGDGLTATTHNQLRYSAMEKGIKVKIFENASAVNTAAGKIGLLHYKVGPPVSLPFVSSNFFPLSVIDKVKRNYDSGLHTPILIDLKDGQNMPFASAWNIIMEMQKRKGVCNNRRKCMRCLEAFISG
- the hsp20 gene encoding archaeal heat shock protein Hsp20; the encoded protein is MAKKDEFDDWDDMFDEFFKDFGIDIKSLNNRFMRIWNRILNDPNITSSEPYVYGFTYRIGSDGKPIFQEFGNVPGITRGVRPIERGVREPITDINDDDKKVYLTFELPGVSKESIDLKISEYNITLNVDEDQRKYYKSIDFDYKLKPETAVAKFNNGLLDVTVEKATSKESGGRKVSIQ